Proteins encoded by one window of Leishmania infantum JPCM5 genome chromosome 32:
- a CDS encoding putative DEAD/DEAH box helicase-like protein, translated as MSTPAAKCLGGLLHFLPHRCFTKVQEAVIPALFTNDRNCLVAAPTGSGKTVLLEVAMLRLFRNVLAPRDDAGARATEEDGEARSCSGPLQQRKRKAVYICPIKALANEKYEHWRAQFPTLTVVIETGDQQQQQVDQQERSCSTASATGDVRGRDGLESMACVSQADILVTTPERWDSITRRWKEKEVMAIVNSVGLLLLDEVHTVQEERGAAMEAIVSRVKVIQASSSAMHQHSATETAPTRIIAISGTLPNSGDLAEWLEVSPEMTFAFAPSDRPVPLTIRVIGYAHDSPNPFAFHRFLSFKIFGFMQQYSQGRPTLVFCASRKETTSSAQRIVEDIRDAAARRGQLAQLEPSAEAQQLMQQASDKQLRSCLMMGVGFHHAAMTREDRQLVERMFREQYIAVVCATTTLALGVNLPAHLVLIKGTTFFSSGRCQDMPVSEVMQMCGRAGRPGCDTHGVALVLTMQRSVHLYETLTSGAVTLTCVESHLHRHMIEHVNAEVALRTIHSFPSAMEWLKTTFFWIRLRKCPPHYGLEFANRAEELEFNAEAFVEALMERALRVLMEEGCVHLSHLDTLVLSAARGTAAPVATGDMEDIKHPSAVFEATRLGRAMSRMYILFDTVCTLNARLKARGAVSTNGDAPDDDSGVDACAGAMDVSVKTTARTGSMSVAEVHEYSHAKKDTSSEGMQPHSTAADATVCSSRRPMMPFNLREVLQLLCHCQELVEVRLRQGDRGPLNELNKTVKYPLHSGRRGGREVREDWQKAYVLIQVHIGLLPLTEVSLRNDSLRLWAVVPRMSRFLEEYAWAATTSYSLATQANLLARCIERRVWPDGLVLRQLKHVSDSVAKALLRGGYSTFESLGSVNARQLEVLCSRLPPFGSQILSEVRRLPRISLDISFMASPAESDGIDNQHRVPSGVVQLTLSPGTEAVTDEGVPNAARRQRSETASSKAAGGKPQLLSDVVALDSTRVLLLVGMPSEDRVLLKRFVPLSAFGSPDAPGSTAEAASRATADGLCAWTLCFPFVSPPLLRDTSSGGGGKGRRIEARCLVLRVVGMDTVTARDEEFTSARGDAASESIHRSAQKPVANACVLFPAPKDVAILPDTKAPQTALSVHVASEARATFNELLEDLQYVASAGDPTQPYRSAPREPPISRKRTRIGQRACRATDDDQGMQKKETRQTNGNTAAMPLPSAMANATSLLPVPGASDLREADGSGAAGAAASEVSQERAAAGGSSLDSVRSSPEHCADKGARLEKPLRDQNTPQHVSEFPSKPVRESPSPRQARLCPSLETGAADALAVSTPSAAHKRVARVRLQPCTSPPASRPPGTSPRACFPALHREIPYSTPQAASSRPVHPHDYGDTPPGVTTSVDQGRTYPLRRMTPQSGQWCPSMVAPTLPPSCRFVVRVPPPHASSLRLGRDCMHRSARQRSDVVEPQEAFYYPVDPQQAPPVMRYAFSGVQGEWWRPSYMQDSSWMHGGAASPHPYPYHTPSMVTRLANYGPMLARPNSVGHLPAHWDHVAAVPASRFAGQHSPSFFASRPPFEFAEEHQQIWQTDSRLSSYPPSSAPGVLLPHQASSPTPYTVLQAQPWPRPPPPPVYDPRDWRPPASMQREPVLPSLWMPVTHEHQKQRFAVTEGDPRARTAPSDMSVSRADASVARPASMPTSDGGNFPSRVRRRSPMVAQSWWQ; from the coding sequence ATGTCCACTCCCGCTGCAAAGTGCCTTGGCGGGCTCCTTCACTTCttgccgcaccgctgcttcaCGAAGGTGCAGGAAGCCGTCATCCCGGCCTTGTTCACGAATGACCGCAATTGTCTTGTGGCCGCGCCAACTGGTAGTGGGAAGACGGTCCTGCTGGAGgtggcgatgctgcgccTCTTTCGCAACGTTCTCGCCCCCCGCGATGACGCCGGCGCAAGGGCGACAGAGGAGGATGGCGAGGCCCGCAGCTGTTCTGggccactgcagcagcgaaaacggAAGGCGGTGTACATCTGTCCCATTAAGGCGCTCGCGAACGAGAAGTACGAGCACTGGCGTGCCCAATTTCCGACCTTGACGGTTGTGATCGAAACGGgcgatcagcagcagcaacaagtAGACCAGCAGGAGCGCTCGTGCTCCACAGCGTCCGCGACCGGTGATGTCCGAGGACGCGACGGATTAGAGAGCATGGCTTGCGTCTCACAGGCTGACATTCTCGTCACCACGCCGGAGCGGTGGGACAGCATCACGCGACGctggaaggagaaggaggtgaTGGCGATCGTAAACTCTGTCGGCCTCCTGCTTTTAGACGAGGTGCACACGGTGCAAGAGGAGCGTGGCGCCGCCATGGAGGCCATCGTGAGCCGCGTCAAGGTCATTCAAGCATCGTCGAGTGCCATGCATCAACACTCGGCGACGGAGACGGCGCCAACACGCATTATTGCGATTAGCGGTACGCTGCCCAACAGTGGCGACCTGGCCGAGTGGCTGGAGGTGTCGCCGGAGATGACGTTTGCCTTCGCCCCGAGTGACCGCCCGGTGCCGCTGACGATACGTGTGATCGGCTACGCGCACGACTCGCCAAACCCGTTTGCTTTCCAtcgcttcctctccttcAAGATATTCGGCTTCATGCAGCAGTACAGCCAAGGTAGGCCGACGCTCGTTTTTTGTGCCTCGCGGAAGGAGACGACGAGttcggcgcagcgcatcgtTGAAGACATTCGCGATGCCGCAGCTCGCCGGGGGCAGTTGGCGCAGCTGGAACCTTCTGcagaagcgcagcagctgatgcaGCAGGCTAGCGacaagcagctgcgcagctgcctgATGATGGGTGTTGGCTTTCACCACGCCGCCATGACCAGGGAAGACCGCCAGCTCGTGGAGCGGATGTTCCGCGAGCAGTACATTGCCGTCGTATGCGCCACAACAACCCTCGCCTTGGGTGTGAACTTGCCTGCGCATCTCGTTCTTATCAAAGGAACTACTTTTTTTTCGAGTGGGCGGTGCCAGGACATGCCCGTGTCAGAGGTGATGCAGATGTGCGGGCGTGCCGGTAGGCCTGGCTGCGACACGCACGGCGTGGCGCTAGTGCTCACCATGCAACGCAGCGTGCACCTCTACGAGACACTCACTAGCGGCGCCGTGACGCTGACCTGCGTCGAGAGTCACTTGCACCGCCACATGATCGAGCACGTCAacgcggaggtggcgctgcgcactaTCCACAGCTTCCCCTCCGCGATGGAGTGGCTGAAGACGACGTTCTTCTGGATCCGCCTGCGCAAGTGTCCGCCACACTACGGGCTGGAGTTCGCAAACCGAGCCGAGGAGCTGGAGTTTAACGCGGAGGCTTTCGTGGAGGCGCTCAtggagcgcgcgctgcgcgtgctcatGGAGGAAGGTTGCGTGCATCTGAGTCATCTGGACACGTTGGTGCTCTCGGCGGCGAGAGGGACGGCCGCGCCAGTCGCCACAGGCGACATGGAAGACATCAAGCATCCCTCGGCGGTTTTTGAGGCAACGCGGTTGGGAAGGGCCATGTCCCGCATGTACATTCTGTTTGACACGGTGTGCACCCTCAACGCAAGACTCAAGGCCCGCGGGGCGGTGAGTACGAACGGCGACGCGCCCGACGACGACTCTGGTGTGGatgcgtgtgccggtgccaTGGACGTTAGCGTAAAGACCACGGCACGGACAGGCTCTATGAGCGTCGCAGAGGTGCACGAGTACTCGCACGCGAAGAAAGACACCTCATCAGAAGGCATGCAACCGCACAGCACTGCAGCAGACGCGACTGTGTGCTCGTCAAGGCGACCTATGATGCCCTTCAATCTGCGGGAGGTTCTCCAGCTTCTCTGCCATTGCCAGGAGCTTGTGGAGGTTCGCCTGCGTCAAGGTGACCGCGGTCCGCTGAACGAGCTGAACAAGACAGTGAAGTACCCGCTACACAgcggacgccgcggcgggcgagAGGTCCGGGAGGACTGGCAGAAGGCCTATGTGCTGATTCAGGTCCACATTGGGCTGCTTCCCCTCACGGAAGTCTCCCTGCGGAACGACTCTCTGCGCCTGTGGGCGGTCGTGCCCCGCATGTCGCGCTTTCTGGAAGAGTACGCGTGGGCCGCCACCACTTCCTACAGTTTAGCCACGCAAGCAAACCTGCTGGCCCGCTGCATCGAGCGCCGTGTGTGGCCAGACGGgctcgtgctgcgccagctcaaACATGTCAGCGACTCGGTGGCGAAAGCTCTGCTGCGGGGCGGGTATAGCACGTTTGAAAGCCTCGGCAGTGTTAACGCACGTCAGCTGGAGGTGCTGTGCAGCCGACTGCCACCTTTTGGGTCACAAATACTGAGCGAGGTGCGACGTCTGCCAAGGATATCGTTGGACATCAGCTTTATGGCTTCGCCGGCGGAGTCGGACGGCATAGACAACCAACATCGTGTGCCGAGTGGAGTTGTGCAGCTCACGTTGTCTCCAGGTACCGAGGCGGTGACTGATGAAGGTGTCCCCAACGCGGCGCGGAGGCAGCGCTCGGAGACTGCCTCATCGAAGGCTGCAGGCGGGAAACCACAGCTGCTCAGCGACGTGGTTGCGCTTGATTCGACGCGCGTGCTTCTTCTTGTCGGAATGCCTAGCGAAGATCGCGTGCTCTTGAAGCGATTTGTGCCGCTCTCTGCCTTTGGTTCACCGGACGCCCCAGGGAGTacagcagaggcagcgtCAAGAGCGACAGCAGATGGTCTCTGTGCGTGGACACTCTGCTTCCCTTttgtctctcctcccttgtTGCGTGACACtagtagtggtggtggtggcaaaGGCAGGCGAATCGAGGCTCGGTGTCTGGTGCTGCGGGTCGTGGGGATGGACACCGTGACGGCGCGCGATGAGGAATTCACCTCCGCCCGTGGCGATGCTGCGAGCGAGAGCATCCACAGGTCAGCACAGAAGCCCGTGGCCAACGCTTGCGTGCTTTTTCCCGCGCCAAAGGACGTTGCGATTCTTCCCGACACGAAAGCGCCGCAGACAGCGCTGTCCGTGCATGTGGCGTCTGAGGCCCGCGCCACGTTCAACGAGCTACTGGAGGACCTCCAGTACGTCGCAAGTGCGGGAGATCCAACTCAGCCCTACCGCTCCGCTCCACGAGAACCACCCATCTCACGCAAGCGCACTCGTATCGGCCAAAGGGCATGTCGTGCCACAGATGACGATCAAGGGATGCAGAAAAAGGAGACACGCCAGACAAATGGCAATACCGCCGCCATGCCGCTGCCCTCAGCAATGGCGAACGCCACCTCCCTCCTACCAGTCCCAGGTGCGTCAGATCTGCGTGAGGCAGATGGTagtggcgccgccggtgcggcggcgtctgaGGTGTCCCAagagcgcgcagctgcaggcgggTCGTCTCTCGACTCCGTGCGTTCCTCGCCTGAGCATTGTGCTGACAAAGGGGCCCGCTTAGAGAAACCCTTGCGTGACCAAAACACTCCACAGCATGTCAGCGAGTTCCCGTCGAAGCCGGTGCGCGAATCGCCATCACCGCGGCAGGCCCGACTCTGCCCCTCCCTGGAGACAGGAGCTGCCGACGCCCTCGCTGTATCAACGCCATCTGCGGCGCACAAGCGCGTGGCACGAGTTCGTCTACAGCCGTGCACCTCGCCTCCAGCGTCCCGACCTCCCGGCACTTCCCCACGCGCTTGCTTTCCGGCACTGCACAGAGAGATACCATACTCTACCCCGCAGGCAGCTTCGTCGAGGCCAGTGCACCCTCACGACTACGGCGACACACCTCCGGGTGTCACAACGTCAGTGGACCAGGGACGCACATATCCGTTGAGACGCATGACTCCACAGAGCGGGCAATGGTGCCCTTCGATGGTGGCACCAACGCTGCCCCCGTCCTGCCGCTTCGTGGTACGCGTGCCGCCACCTCACGCCTCATCTCTTCGCTTAGGCAGAGACTGCATGCACCGTAGCGCGCGCCAACGGAGCGACGTAGTGGAACCGCAGGAGGCGTTCTACTACCCGGTGGATCCTCAGCAGGCGCCGCCAGTCATGCGCTACGCTTTCAGTGGCGTGCAGGGCGAGTGGTGGCGGCCTAGCTATATGCAGGACTCGAGCTGGATgcatggaggcgctgcgtcccCGCATCCGTACCCCTATCACACGCCTTCCATGGTGACTCGGCTAGCCAACTACGGGCCAATGCTGGCACGACCGAATAGTGTTGGACATCTCCCAGCTCACTGGGACCACGTTGCCGCCGTTCCTGCGTCGCGCTTTGCGGGGCAGCACTCGCCGTCCTTCTTTGCGTCTCGGCCGCCATTTGAATTCGCTGAGGAACACCAACAGATATGGCAGACGGACTCCCGGCTGTCTAGCTACCCGCCTTCCTCGGCGCCCGGTGTATTGCTGCCGCATCAAGCTTCGTCGCCGACCCCATACACTGTGTTGCAAGCCCAGCCCTGGCCtcgtccaccgccaccgccgg